Proteins co-encoded in one Malus domestica chromosome 09, GDT2T_hap1 genomic window:
- the LOC103421554 gene encoding equilibrative nucleotide transporter 3-like isoform X2: MASPDAPPPKLEGKYAAMVVCWFLGNGCLFSWNSMITIVDYYVYLFPWYHPSRVLTVVYQPFAVLTIIVLSYHEAKINTRKRNLLGYILFFLSSLLVLVLDLATSGKGGLGTFIGICAISAAFGIADAHVLGGMVGDLSFMPGELIQSFLAGLAASGALTSALRLITKAAFENSQNGLRKGAILFFAITSFFELLCILLYAFSFPKLPIVKYYRSKAASEGSKTVSADLAAGGIQTLAEATDEENPREPNRLGNKQLLLQNIDYALDIFLIYTLTLSISPGFLSEDTGSHSLGTWYALVLIALYNVCDLIGRYIPLVKFLKLESRRGLMTVILSRFLLVPCFYFTAKYGEQGWMIMLTSFLGLTNGYLTVCVLTSAPKGYRGPEQNALGNLLVLFLLGGILAGVLLDWLWLIGKGW; encoded by the exons ATGGCAAGCCCTGATGCACCCCCACCAAAGCTTGAG GGGAAGTATGCTGCAATGGTAGTGTGTTGGTTTCTTGGAAATGGATGCCTCTTTTCGTGGAACAGCATGATCACAATTGTAGATTACTATGTTTACTTGTTCCCG TGGTACCATCCATCGAGGGTACTTACAGTGGTATACCAGCCATTCGCAGTTTTAACGATCATCGTACTGTCATACCATGAGGCGAAGATCAATACGAGGAAGCGAAACCTGTTAGGATACATTCTGTTTTTCCTAAGTTCTCTGTTGGTGCTAGTT TTGGATTTAGCCACATCCGGGAAAGGAGGTCTTGGAACTTTTATCGGAATTTGTGCAATTAGCGCTGCCTTTGGAATTGCAGATGCTCATGTGCTAGGAGGAATGGTTGGAGACCTCTCTTTCATGCCAGGAGAGCTCATCCAA TCTTTCCTTGCTGGTTTGGCTGCCTCAGGAGCTCTAACCTCTGCTTTGAGGTTGATTACAAAGGCGGCATTTGAGAATTCCCAAAATGGTCTTAGAAAGGGAGCCA TTTTGTTCTTTGCCATCACTTCATTCTTCGAGCTTCTCTGCATTCTCCTCTACGCTTTTTCTTTTCCGAAACTGCCAATTGTTAAGTACTATCGTTCTAAGGCTGCTTCCGAAGGATCTAAAACTGTTTCAGCTGACCTTGCCGCTGGTGGCATCCAAACATTGGCTGAAGCAACA GATGAGGAGAATCCTAGAGAACCTAATCGACTTGGAAACAAACAGTTGTTGCTTCAAAACATTGATTATGCACTTGACATATTTCTAATCTATACGCTCACTTTGTCAATTTCCCCCGGATTCTTATCAGAAGACACTGGATCTCACAGTTTGGGAACATG GTATGCACTTGTTTTGATTGCACTGTACAATGTGTGTGATCTCATCGGAAGATACATTCCGCTAGTGAAATTCCTGAAGTTGGAATCGCGGAGAGGGCTCATGACCGTGATTCTTTCGCGCTTCTTACTTGTCCCGTGTTTCTACTTCACAGCCAAGTATGGTGAACAAGGCTGGATGATCATGCTCACATCCTTCTTAGGTTTAACCAATGGTTACCTCACCGTCTGCGTCCTTACTTCAGCACCTAAGGGCTACAGG GGGCCGGAGCAAAATGCTTTGGGAAATCTTCTGGTGTTGTTCTTGCTTGGAGGTATACTAGCAGGGGTGTTACTTGACTGGTTGTGGCTTATAGGCAAGGGCTGGTAA
- the LOC103411256 gene encoding putative cyclin-D6-1: MDFDLENPLTISHDFQPETITSLFAIESDHMPSETYLQSLKARNFDISIRREAIASISQLCCNSDDLLLYLAVNYLDRFLSCQGVLQPKPWLIKLLAMSCISLASKMKKSEFSLLDVQGDGGIIFDTQTIQRMELLILGALKWRMRSITPFSFMSFVISLFKLEDPPLLHALKARATQIIFKSQKDVELLVFKPSIIAASAVLSASDELLPMQFPCFKKALSNCSYVNKENMLQCYSAMQDIVVDGFDSVLERVCSSFVTPANVLDHTFSSSAESGKTTVTSISTLRLERDLKRRKNSEYCKDHRLQISHEHFQSHKRC; the protein is encoded by the exons ATGGATTTCGACCTCGAAAACCCACTTACAATTTCCCATGACTTCCAGCCTGAAACAATCACTTCCTTGTTTGCCATTGAATCTGATCACATGCCATCAGAGACTTACTTGCAAAGCCTGAAAGCCCGCAACTTTGACATCTCCATTCGAAGGGAAGCCATAGCTTCCATCTCACAG CTTTGTTGCAACTCTGATGACCTTTTACTGTACCTTGCTGTAAATTATCTCGATCGGTTCTTGTCCTGCCAAGGAGTGCTG CAACCAAAGCCATGGCTCATAAAGCTTCTTGCAATGTCCTGCATTTCTTTAGCTTCCAAGATGAAGAAATCAGAATTCTCTCTCCTTGATGTTCAg GGTGATGGAGGCATCATTTTCGACACACAAACGATTCAAAGGATGGAATTACTGATTTTGGGAGCTCTAAAATGGAGAATGCGTTCCATTACACCCTTCTCATTTATGTCATTTGTCATTTCTTTGTTCAAACTAGAAGACCCGCCATTGCTACATGCTCTCAAAGCTAGAGCCACCcaaatcatcttcaaatctcaaAAGG ATGTTGAGCTTTTGGTGTTCAAGCCATCAATAATTGCTGCCTCTGCTGTCCTCTCTGCTTCTGACGAGTTACTCCCTATGCAATTCCCCTGCTTTAAAAAAGCACTATCCAACTGTTCATATGTAAATaag GAAAACATGTTGCAATGCTATAGTGCAATGCAGGACATTGTGGTTGATGGGTTCGATTCAGTGCTAGAGAGGGTGTGCAGCTCGTTCGTCACACCAGCCAATGTGCTAGACCATACTTTTTCAAGCTCTGCAGAAAGTGGAAAAACCACAGTCACAAGCATTAGCACGTTGAGACTGGAGAGGGACTTGAAGAGGAGAAAAAATAGTGAATACTGTAAAGATCACAGGCTCCAGATTTCTCACGAGCATTTCCAAAGTCACAAGCGCTGCTGA
- the LOC103421554 gene encoding equilibrative nucleotide transporter 3-like isoform X1, which yields MASPDAPPPKLEGKYAAMVVCWFLGNGCLFSWNSMITIVDYYVYLFPWYHPSRVLTVVYQPFAVLTIIVLSYHEAKINTRKRNLLGYILFFLSSLLVLVLDLATSGKGGLGTFIGICAISAAFGIADAHVLGGMVGDLSFMPGELIQSFLAGLAASGALTSALRLITKAAFENSQNGLRKGAILFFAITSFFELLCILLYAFSFPKLPIVKYYRSKAASEGSKTVSADLAAGGIQTLAEATQDEENPREPNRLGNKQLLLQNIDYALDIFLIYTLTLSISPGFLSEDTGSHSLGTWYALVLIALYNVCDLIGRYIPLVKFLKLESRRGLMTVILSRFLLVPCFYFTAKYGEQGWMIMLTSFLGLTNGYLTVCVLTSAPKGYRGPEQNALGNLLVLFLLGGILAGVLLDWLWLIGKGW from the exons ATGGCAAGCCCTGATGCACCCCCACCAAAGCTTGAG GGGAAGTATGCTGCAATGGTAGTGTGTTGGTTTCTTGGAAATGGATGCCTCTTTTCGTGGAACAGCATGATCACAATTGTAGATTACTATGTTTACTTGTTCCCG TGGTACCATCCATCGAGGGTACTTACAGTGGTATACCAGCCATTCGCAGTTTTAACGATCATCGTACTGTCATACCATGAGGCGAAGATCAATACGAGGAAGCGAAACCTGTTAGGATACATTCTGTTTTTCCTAAGTTCTCTGTTGGTGCTAGTT TTGGATTTAGCCACATCCGGGAAAGGAGGTCTTGGAACTTTTATCGGAATTTGTGCAATTAGCGCTGCCTTTGGAATTGCAGATGCTCATGTGCTAGGAGGAATGGTTGGAGACCTCTCTTTCATGCCAGGAGAGCTCATCCAA TCTTTCCTTGCTGGTTTGGCTGCCTCAGGAGCTCTAACCTCTGCTTTGAGGTTGATTACAAAGGCGGCATTTGAGAATTCCCAAAATGGTCTTAGAAAGGGAGCCA TTTTGTTCTTTGCCATCACTTCATTCTTCGAGCTTCTCTGCATTCTCCTCTACGCTTTTTCTTTTCCGAAACTGCCAATTGTTAAGTACTATCGTTCTAAGGCTGCTTCCGAAGGATCTAAAACTGTTTCAGCTGACCTTGCCGCTGGTGGCATCCAAACATTGGCTGAAGCAACA CAGGATGAGGAGAATCCTAGAGAACCTAATCGACTTGGAAACAAACAGTTGTTGCTTCAAAACATTGATTATGCACTTGACATATTTCTAATCTATACGCTCACTTTGTCAATTTCCCCCGGATTCTTATCAGAAGACACTGGATCTCACAGTTTGGGAACATG GTATGCACTTGTTTTGATTGCACTGTACAATGTGTGTGATCTCATCGGAAGATACATTCCGCTAGTGAAATTCCTGAAGTTGGAATCGCGGAGAGGGCTCATGACCGTGATTCTTTCGCGCTTCTTACTTGTCCCGTGTTTCTACTTCACAGCCAAGTATGGTGAACAAGGCTGGATGATCATGCTCACATCCTTCTTAGGTTTAACCAATGGTTACCTCACCGTCTGCGTCCTTACTTCAGCACCTAAGGGCTACAGG GGGCCGGAGCAAAATGCTTTGGGAAATCTTCTGGTGTTGTTCTTGCTTGGAGGTATACTAGCAGGGGTGTTACTTGACTGGTTGTGGCTTATAGGCAAGGGCTGGTAA
- the LOC103442560 gene encoding cytochrome b6-f complex iron-sulfur subunit, chloroplastic-like, protein MASSTLCPATTSQLCSSKSAMFSSAKGFAVKSKRTQMMGKGKGMRVTCQAGSIAADRVPDMEKRKLMNLLLLGTISLPSGFMLVPYATFFAPPGSGAGSGGQVAKDALGNDVLAAEWLKTHGPGDRTLTQGLKGDPTYLVVEKDKTLATYAINAVCTHLGCVVPFNRAENKFICPCHGSQYNDQGRVVRGPAPLSLALAHCDIDDGKVVFVPWVETDFRTGEDPWWA, encoded by the exons ATGGCTTCCTCTACTCTATGTCCTGCTACCACTTCCCAG CTGTGTTCCAGCAAGAGTGCAATGTTCTCATCAGCAAAGGGCTTTGCTGTGAAGAGCAAGAGGACACAGATGAtgggaaagggaaagggaatgaGAGTCACTTGCCAGGCAGGCAGTATTGCTGCTGATAGAGTGCCAGACATGGAGAAGAGGAAGCTTATGAATCTGCTTCTTCTGGGTACTATCTCACTCCCCAGTGGCTTCATGTTGGTTCCCTATGCCACTTTCTTTGCTCCACCTGG CTCCGGTGCCGGCTCTGGTGGTCAAGTTGCCAAGGATGCTCTTGGAAACGACGTGCTTGCAGCTGAATGGCTTAAGACTCATGGCCCTGGTGACAGGACTCTCACACAAGGATTGAAG GGTGATCCTACATACCTTGTTGTGGAGAAAGATAAAACTCTTGCCACATATGCAATCAATGCCGTCTGCACTCACCTTGGCTGTGTCGTGCCATTTAACAGGGCGGAGAACAAGTTCATATGCCCCTGCCATGGATCCCAGTACAATGACCAAGGAAGGGTTGTCAGAGGACCTGCTCCTTTG TCTCTGGCGTTGGCTCATTGTGATATTGATGATGGGAAGGTCGTGTTTGTTCCATGGGTTGAAACCGATTTCAGAACCGGCGAAGATCCATGGTGGGCTTAA